In the genome of Paracoccus tegillarcae, one region contains:
- a CDS encoding sulfite oxidase heme-binding subunit YedZ, with the protein MAQVINGYLRRIPVWAVWLGAAIPLALLVWDTLTGGLGVEPVRDIEHRLGRTALYFLIATLAVTPLMRITRISLLRFRRALGLISFTYAALHVASWISMEMGFLWGQMLTDVIKRPYLIFGMSAFVMLFALAVTSNDSSIRRLGAAGWRRLHRLVYPAVLLASIHWIWALKLWETKPLLVLGMILVLLALRVLIRRPLGRRPAKVQTN; encoded by the coding sequence ATGGCACAGGTCATTAACGGCTATTTGCGCCGCATTCCGGTTTGGGCGGTGTGGTTGGGTGCGGCAATACCGCTGGCGCTGCTGGTCTGGGATACGCTGACCGGCGGGCTGGGGGTCGAGCCTGTGCGCGACATCGAACACCGGCTGGGCCGCACGGCGCTGTATTTTCTGATTGCCACGCTTGCGGTGACGCCCCTGATGCGGATCACCCGGATCAGCCTGCTGCGGTTCCGCCGTGCGCTGGGGCTGATCAGCTTTACCTATGCCGCGCTGCATGTTGCCTCCTGGATCAGTATGGAGATGGGTTTCCTGTGGGGGCAGATGCTGACCGACGTGATCAAGCGCCCCTATCTGATCTTTGGCATGAGCGCCTTTGTGATGCTGTTCGCCCTGGCGGTTACATCGAACGATTCTTCGATCCGCCGACTCGGTGCGGCTGGCTGGCGTCGCCTCCACCGGCTTGTTTATCCCGCGGTGCTTCTGGCCAGCATACACTGGATATGGGCGCTGAAACTGTGGGAGACGAAGCCGCTTCTGGTGCTGGGAATGATTCTCGTACTGCTGGCGCTGCGCGTGTTGATTCGACGTCCCTTGGGCAGGCGGCCAGCCAAAGTGCAGACTAATTAA
- the msrP gene encoding protein-methionine-sulfoxide reductase catalytic subunit MsrP has protein sequence MKLKWSDVTPKADYLNRRSFMTAAAALVASPALALTGKPSGLSTDEAPNTLEEITNYNNFYEFGTGKEDPARHAGNLTTDPWSVEIGGLVDRPGSYSVDDLAPANALEERIYRLRCVEAWSMVIPWIGVPLAGVLDKAGVQPGAKFVAFETLVRPEEMPGQSRPILDWPYREGLRIDEAMHPLAILATGLYDDALPNQNGAPIRLVVPWKYGFKSIKSIVKITLTDSQPRCTWQDLQPSEYGFYANVNPEVNHPRWSQATERRIGSGLFAGRQDTPMFNGYADQVAGLYQGMDLTKNY, from the coding sequence ATGAAACTGAAATGGTCTGACGTGACGCCCAAGGCTGACTACCTCAATCGGCGCAGCTTCATGACGGCAGCGGCGGCGCTGGTCGCCTCTCCGGCATTGGCGCTGACGGGAAAGCCCTCTGGCCTCTCGACCGATGAGGCGCCCAACACCCTGGAAGAAATCACAAATTACAACAACTTCTACGAATTCGGCACCGGCAAAGAGGATCCCGCGCGGCATGCCGGTAACCTGACGACCGATCCATGGTCAGTTGAGATTGGCGGTCTGGTGGATCGTCCCGGCAGCTATTCGGTCGATGATCTTGCCCCTGCGAATGCGCTGGAAGAGCGTATCTACCGCCTGCGCTGCGTCGAAGCCTGGTCCATGGTGATCCCCTGGATCGGTGTGCCGCTGGCCGGCGTGCTGGACAAGGCGGGCGTACAGCCGGGCGCGAAATTCGTCGCATTCGAGACGCTGGTGCGGCCCGAGGAAATGCCGGGTCAGTCGCGGCCCATTCTTGATTGGCCCTACCGCGAAGGTCTGCGGATTGACGAGGCGATGCACCCGCTGGCGATCCTTGCGACCGGTCTGTACGATGATGCGCTGCCGAACCAGAACGGTGCGCCGATCCGCCTTGTTGTGCCATGGAAATACGGATTCAAGTCGATCAAATCCATCGTCAAGATCACCCTGACCGACAGCCAGCCCCGCTGTACCTGGCAGGATTTGCAGCCTTCGGAATATGGCTTCTACGCCAACGTGAACCCCGAGGTTAACCACCCCCGCTGGAGTCAGGCGACAGAGCGCCGCATTGGCAGCGGCCTGTTCGCGGGGCGCCAGGACACGCCGATGTTCAATGGTTATGCCGATCAGGTCGCTGGCCTGTATCAAGGCATGGACCTGACGAAGAACTACTGA
- the recQ gene encoding DNA helicase RecQ, protein MDAEQHLRAIWGFDGFRPGQEEIVRAVADGHDVLAIMPTGGGKSLCFQLPALMRDGVTVVISPLIALMRDQVRALRAAGVAAGALTSGNTQDETDAVFQALAEGALKILYMAPERLASGGTLNLLRRAGVTAVAVDEAHCVSQWGHDFRPDYLRIGDLKRDLNVPLAAFTATADAETRAEIVTRLFDGRPPETFLRGFDRPNIRLAFQPKDGPRKQIMAFAAARRGQSGIIYCASRAKTETLADALNRDGMTAVAYHGGMEADLRRATEARFQQEDGLIVTATIAFGMGIDKPDIRWVAHADLPKSIEAYYQEIGRAGRDGDPAETLTLYGPDDIRLRRTQVDEGLAENARKEADHGRLNALLGLAEATGCRRRQLLGYFGEDMREDCGNCDLCANPPKLFDATQAVRMALSAMLRTGEWFGAGHLIDILTGSTTEKVRARGHDQLPTFGVGGDFNKGQWQGIFRQMMGRDLCRPDPDRHGALHLTPAAHPILKGEAQITLRHDTAIKAKTGTVLRTQVSEEDEPLLSALKAKRRALAEAARVPAYVIFPDRTLIEMAERRPQTLDAMAQVNGVGAKKLDSYGAAFLAVIAGDVPDMHPARRSLAGKPAGALFDRLAETQTRLARGQDGTDKPLSCSTAQLRRIAQARPSDTAALGRYLDEPRLDRFGVAFLHEILVTD, encoded by the coding sequence ATGGATGCCGAACAGCATTTGCGCGCGATCTGGGGCTTTGACGGATTCCGCCCCGGTCAGGAAGAGATCGTGCGTGCGGTCGCCGATGGCCATGACGTGCTTGCGATCATGCCGACGGGCGGCGGCAAGTCGTTGTGTTTCCAACTGCCTGCCCTGATGCGCGACGGCGTGACCGTGGTCATCTCGCCCCTGATCGCATTGATGCGGGACCAGGTGCGCGCCCTGCGCGCGGCGGGTGTAGCAGCGGGCGCATTGACCAGCGGCAACACACAGGACGAGACAGATGCAGTTTTTCAAGCGCTGGCCGAGGGCGCGCTGAAGATTCTTTATATGGCGCCGGAACGGCTGGCATCGGGCGGAACGCTGAATTTGCTGCGGCGCGCGGGCGTGACGGCAGTCGCCGTCGACGAGGCGCATTGCGTCAGCCAGTGGGGCCATGATTTTCGCCCCGATTACTTGCGGATCGGTGATCTCAAGCGCGATCTGAACGTGCCGCTGGCCGCTTTTACCGCCACCGCTGATGCCGAAACGCGGGCAGAGATCGTCACCCGCCTGTTCGACGGTCGCCCGCCCGAGACCTTTCTGCGCGGCTTTGATCGTCCAAATATCCGGCTGGCCTTTCAGCCCAAGGACGGGCCGCGCAAGCAGATCATGGCATTTGCGGCGGCGCGGCGCGGGCAGTCGGGGATCATCTACTGCGCCAGCCGCGCCAAGACCGAAACGCTGGCCGACGCGCTGAACCGCGACGGGATGACGGCGGTTGCCTATCACGGCGGAATGGAGGCCGATTTGCGCCGCGCGACCGAGGCGCGGTTTCAGCAAGAGGACGGGCTGATCGTCACCGCGACCATCGCCTTTGGCATGGGCATCGACAAGCCTGACATCCGCTGGGTCGCACATGCCGATCTGCCCAAGTCGATCGAGGCCTATTATCAGGAAATCGGGCGCGCGGGCCGCGATGGCGATCCTGCAGAGACGCTGACCCTCTACGGCCCTGATGATATCCGCCTGCGGCGCACGCAGGTCGATGAAGGATTGGCCGAGAATGCCCGCAAAGAGGCGGATCATGGCCGGCTGAATGCTCTGCTGGGGCTGGCCGAGGCAACAGGATGCCGGCGCCGCCAGCTGCTGGGCTATTTCGGCGAGGATATGCGCGAGGATTGCGGCAATTGCGATCTGTGCGCCAACCCGCCCAAGCTGTTCGATGCAACGCAAGCCGTGCGGATGGCATTGTCAGCCATGCTTCGCACCGGCGAATGGTTCGGCGCGGGCCATCTGATTGATATCCTGACCGGCAGCACGACGGAAAAGGTCCGTGCGCGCGGCCATGATCAGCTACCGACGTTCGGCGTCGGGGGCGATTTCAACAAGGGTCAGTGGCAGGGGATCTTTCGTCAAATGATGGGCCGCGATCTGTGCCGCCCCGATCCCGACCGGCACGGCGCGCTGCACCTGACCCCCGCAGCACACCCGATCCTGAAAGGCGAGGCGCAGATCACCCTGCGCCACGACACCGCGATCAAGGCCAAGACCGGAACCGTTCTGCGCACGCAGGTCTCGGAAGAGGACGAGCCGCTGCTATCCGCGCTCAAGGCAAAACGCCGCGCATTGGCCGAGGCGGCGCGGGTGCCCGCCTATGTCATCTTTCCCGACCGCACCCTGATCGAAATGGCCGAGCGCCGGCCGCAAACGCTGGACGCGATGGCGCAGGTGAACGGCGTCGGTGCGAAAAAGCTGGACAGCTACGGCGCCGCTTTTCTCGCGGTCATTGCTGGCGATGTTCCCGACATGCACCCGGCGCGCCGCAGCCTGGCCGGCAAGCCGGCGGGCGCGTTGTTCGATCGCCTGGCCGAAACGCAGACGCGGCTGGCGCGTGGGCAGGACGGCACGGACAAGCCGCTGTCCTGTTCCACCGCGCAATTGCGACGCATTGCCCAGGCACGTCCATCAGATACCGCTGCGCTTGGCCGCTATCTGGATGAACCCCGGCTGGACCGCTTTGGCGTTGCCTTTCTGCACGAGATTCTGGTCACGGACTGA
- a CDS encoding alpha/beta fold hydrolase, whose amino-acid sequence MWTRLEGNGPPVVFLHGWLMDHGDEFASYDAVFAARGYRRIYFDLPGMGRSTDLPLPHDLDGYADQVAAAIRDEIGDQPFLLSGTSAGALIACGVAARMPESLRGLLLRVPMIHGDDQRRRVDPVPVLHEDADLIASLARRDRIILGAAPIIQRPAWIKALLAKMETRVLPAMRRARGRDLGPLRGDPARYDMRQVQTQFQHPALILVARQDDNVGWRDAVDRSADWPRATLAVLDAAGHEFPLDHQMPLAHALIEDWLDRVELAP is encoded by the coding sequence ATGTGGACCCGGCTTGAAGGAAACGGACCGCCGGTCGTGTTCTTGCACGGTTGGCTGATGGATCACGGCGATGAATTCGCCAGCTACGATGCCGTATTCGCGGCTCGCGGCTATCGACGCATCTATTTTGATCTGCCTGGCATGGGGCGCAGCACCGATTTGCCGCTGCCGCATGATCTAGACGGCTATGCAGACCAGGTCGCGGCGGCGATCCGTGACGAGATCGGCGATCAGCCCTTTCTGTTGTCGGGCACATCCGCAGGCGCGCTGATTGCCTGCGGTGTCGCTGCGAGGATGCCCGAAAGCCTGCGTGGCCTGCTGCTGCGTGTGCCGATGATCCATGGCGATGACCAGCGGCGCCGGGTCGATCCCGTGCCGGTGCTGCATGAGGATGCCGATCTGATTGCCTCGCTCGCGCGACGGGACCGCATTATCCTGGGCGCCGCGCCGATCATCCAGCGGCCTGCCTGGATCAAGGCGCTGCTGGCCAAGATGGAGACCCGCGTTCTTCCTGCGATGCGCCGGGCGCGTGGGCGCGATCTGGGGCCACTGCGCGGCGATCCCGCGCGCTATGACATGCGGCAGGTGCAGACGCAGTTTCAGCACCCGGCCCTGATCCTGGTGGCGCGACAGGATGACAATGTCGGCTGGCGCGATGCGGTGGATCGCTCTGCCGATTGGCCGCGCGCAACGCTGGCCGTCTTGGATGCCGCAGGGCACGAGTTTCCGCTGGACCATCAGATGCCACTGGCGCATGCGCTGATCGAAGACTGGCTTGACCGGGTGGAGCTTGCGCCGTGA